TCCATCATTAGCAGGCTATAAACTGCTTCGTTTACACCCGCAGCTCCCAGTGCGTGACCTGTTAGAGACTTAGTTGCACTAATTGGCACGCCTGATTGACCAAACACCTCTTGGATAGCAGCTAACTCTTTGACATCCCCCACAGGCGTTGATGTGCCGTGTGTGTTGAGGTAATCAATCGGGCCATTAACGTTTTGCATCGCCATTTGCATACAACGAATAGCGCCCTCACCCGACGGTGCTACCATGTCGTAACCGTCAGACGTTGCGCCATAGCCAACAACTTCACCATAGATTTTGGCACCGCGAGCTAATGCGTGCTCAAGCTCTTCAACGACAACCATACCGCCACCGCCAGAGCTGACAAATCCATCACGTGCTGCATCGTACGTACGAGACGCAACTGATGGGTTGTCGTTATATTTCGAGCTCAACGCACCCATCGCATCGAACTGGCTAGATAGCGACCAATGCAGTTCTTCACCGCCACCCGCAAAAACAACGTCTTGCTTACCTAACTGGATAAGCTCTAGAGCGTTACCGATACAGTGTGCGCTTGTAGCACATGCTGAGGCAATAGAGTAATTAACGCCACGTATTTTAAACGGTGTCGCTAAACAAGCCGATACGGTTGACGCCATGCAGCGAGGTACCATATATGGGCCAACACGTTTAACGCCTTTTTCGCGAAGAATGTCAGCTGATAACACTTGGTTTTCAGAGGACGCACCACCAGAACCTGCAATAATACCAGTCCGCTCGTTAGAAATATCTTTTTCTTCTAAGCCTGAGTCTACGATAGCTTGTTGCATTGCAACATAAGCGTAGCCTGCCGCATCCCCCATAAAGCGCATTGCTTTACGATCGATGTGGTCTTTCAAATCAATATTAATATCGCCCCAAACTTGGCTTCTTAGGCCCATTTCGGCGAACTGTTCTGAAAATGTAATACCAGACTTGCCCGCTTTTAGTGAAGCGAGTACGTCTTCTTTATTTACGCCGATGCTTGATACAATGCCAAGACCGGTGATGACTGCTCTTCTCATAGTTTACCCTTTGCGTTAGTGCGGCTTATGGTAACGATTTTGAATCATAAAGTGGTCTGCTTAGCGCATATCTCAAAATGCGTTTCCACTAAATCATTGCACAACGGCAATTTATATAATTATTTCAACTCAGCGTACACGTGTAAGCAAACAAAATCAATGACCCCAAAGTGTGCTTGGACCACCCACTATTTGGTGCAATAGCACAACGCTTTTTTGGCATATGTGATGTCATGGAGATGCCGTTTGAGAAAACGCGCCATAAGGCAAAATACGCTTCTGCCGACTTTCCCAAGCAAACATGCTTAATGATCGCTACAATGCCCCCTTTATTATCCAAACATTGTGATACCTAATTAGAGAAAGCAGCGAAAAATATGCCAACTACTTTCAATACACAAAAACAGTACGCTCATTTTCCCCGCCGCCTTCGCATCATAGCTATCGTTTTGCTTGCCTGTGTGACAGCCATGAGCGCACAATCAGAGCCCATGAGCGCACAATCAAAGCCAATGAGCGCGAGTGCTAATGAAACAAGCGTAGTTACAGAGAAAGCGAATGCCGCGCATTCTTCTATAACAATCCCCTCTTTACCCGAAGGCACATCTAACAATGCGGTGGCAACGTTAAATATTGATGACATCGTGTATTTGTTTAGCTTTATGGGCTTGAGTAATGGAAAAACTCACAACGATGTTCATAACAACGCATGGCAGATAGAGATAGTTAATGGCGATGTTGGTCAATGGCAAGCAATACCTGGCGTACCGTCCAGCTTGCCGCTTAAAGGGCGATTAGCGTCCGTTGCCGTTGGTGTTAATGATGCGGTTTACATTTTTGGTGGCTACACAGTAGCGGAAGATCACACTGAAATAAGCACACCGGATGTGTACAAATACAGTCCTGTCGAGAAGAAATATACACTGTTACCCCCTATGCCAATTCCTGTGGATGACGCCGTTGCCCTTGTGTACCAATCTCGCTACGTGTATTTGATTTCTGGTTGGCACAATGACGGCAACGTAAACTTAGTGCAAGTATTCGATACGCAAACCAATACGTGGCATCAAGCTAGTCCATTTTTAGGTAAACCTGTGTTCGGTCACGCTGGCGGCCTAGTTCAAAATACTATGCTTGTATGCGACGGCGTAGCCGTGCTCCCAAACGAAGATAAGCGTCGTTCTTTTCACGCAGAAACAGCCTGTTATAAGGGCGTTATCGATACTGCCAACCATTTAAAAATAGACTGGAGGATTGTTCAGCACCCAACAGGAACAGCTCGGTATCGCATGGCAAGTGCAGGTGATACGGAGTCGAACCGTATACATTTCGTTGGCGGCTCTAACAATCCTTACAACTATAACGGCATCGGGTATAACGGCAAACCATCCGAGCCCAGTGCTGATATTTGGGTATATAATATCGCTACCGGTAAATGGTCTATCACGACTTCCCCAACACCGACGATGGATCACCGAGGACTCATCCAAATTAAAGGCCGATGGGTTACCATTGGCGGTATGATGAGTGGTCAAACGGTGTCACAGCGCGTTATAGCGCATTGGTAGTGAAAAGTTGAGCTAAGCGGAGAACCAGAAAAATTGAAATCTAAGCACGCACAGGTACATTTTAATGACAGCGGTACACCTGTGGCCGATCATTTTGACGATGTTTATTTTTCCAATGACAGTGGTATAGATGAAACTCAACACGTTTTCGTTGATGGTAACGACCTTAAAACGCGTTGGCAAAACTGGACTGAATACACGTTTGTTATTGCAGAAACGGGGTTTGGGACAGGCTTAAATTTTTTAGTTGCGATGCACGAATTTCAAAAGTTTCGAGAAGCAAATCCGAGTCACCCTCTAAAGCGCCTCGTATTCTTAACAACCGAAAAATACCCTCTTCCGCAGTCAGATATGCAACGAGCATTAGCGGCATTTCCCGCGCTACTTAGTGAAGCCACTGCGTTAGCTGATGTGTATCCTATGGGTCTAGAAGGCTGTCACCGACTTCAGTTCGATACATTTTCGACCACACTGGATTTGTGGATTGGCGATGTTCACACGCTTCTACCCCAGTGGCACTCTCCTCGAAACGGATTGGTGGATGCATGGTTTCTAGATGGCTTCGCGCCAAGTAAGAACCCTGATATGTGGACTGACGCCTTGTTCAGTCAAATGGCTCGATTATCAAAAACAGGCACCACGTTTGGCACTTTTACTGCAGCGGGTATCGTAAAAAGAGGTTTAGCAAATGTAGGGTTCACCATCGCAAAAAGGAACGGGTTTGGGCGCAAGCGCGATATGTTAACCGGTGTTTTCAGTGAGGTGAGCGAAAACGTTCCCCATAAGCTTCGGCAGCCCCAAGGGCCTTTTTATCGCTACGGCAACACAACGTTAACAACAGAAAGTTCCGTGATTGTTGTAGGCTCTGGGCTAGCCGCTGCAAGTGTATGTTTATCGCTTGCCAACCGAGGTATTGCGACAACCTTGTATTTTGAAGAGGCAGAATTGGCCGCGGGCGCCTCCGGCAATCCACAAGGCGGCTTCTACCCTCAGTTACATAGTGAAGCAAGCATTGCCAGCCGAATTCAAGCCCATAGTTTTTTATATGCCAAGCAGTGTTATGAACACATAGTCCAAGAATACCCGCAGGTAGCACATGAATTTTGTGGCGTTATTCAGCTTAGCTTTAACGATAAGGTAGCCGAGCGTCAAAATAAGCTCGCAGATTCAGACGTGTGGCCCGAAGACTTGGTAGCAAAGATTGACAGCAACACGGTTAGTGAAATAGCCAATATCGCGCTTCCATACTCAGGTTTATTAATAAAAGAAGGTGGTTGGCTGTCTCCCCCGCATCTCGTTGATGCCATGGTACGCCAAGCTAAAAAGACGGGTAATCTCACGATTAAAGCAGGACATCGCTATGTGGGTCACAGCGTAGTCGACACCCCCAAAAGCGTTACAGAAAGCGTTAATGCACATTTTATTCATGACACGAGTGAAACCACACAAAGCGCCAGCCACATAATATTAGCTCCAGGTGCTGGCGCGGTTGGTTTATCCGAGTTTGATAGCTTATCGCTTAGACCAGTTCGCGGCCAGGTTGAAGCCATACCGACGCAAGCCCCCATTGCATCACTACAAACAGTGCTTTGTCACAAAGGCTATATGACGCCTAGCTTAAATGAACGACATGCACTTGGCTCAACCTATGTTAAAAATGATATGGCAACAGATATACGTGGTGAAGAAACCGATACAAATTTGGCTACCCACTCCCAAGCACTAGCCAACACAGACATTGTCGGCCAACTCAAACATGACGGCATGGCAAGGGCAGCTACACGATTGGGCTCACCGGATCATCAGCCTGTGGTGGGTGCACTTCATGACTTTACACTATTGAAAGCACATTACAGCGATCTCGGTGTCGGTAGACCTTTGGAAACAGTACCCACACTGCCTGCTAGCGCAGTATCTGCTTTAACGTGCTTGGGGTCACGAGGATTGACCACTGCACCCTTGATGGCTGAAGTATTAGTCAGTAGCTTGTGTAATCAACCCCTTCCAATGAGCAACGACTTGCTAAATGCGGTTAATACCAGCCGCTTTATGACTCGAGAGGCTATTCGCGGTATTTAGACGAATTAAGGCGTGCGTACGCTGGCCATTTTGTTCAGGTCCATTACGATAAAAGCGGGTATATAAACATCGGCACTCGCCACCACCTGTTTATTTTCAAGTGACACAATGCGTGCGTTAACTCGCACGCCCCTGTCATCTTCGATAATAGTTCCTGTAACCACATGGTCCATTTCTACTTGCTTTGCAAGCGCTTTTCCACTGCGCGTAAGTACAAAATCCCCCACTGGCGTAACGGTAATTCCACCGGCCAGCTTGAAGTCGACAATGGCTAACCCAAAATCTTGTAGTTCAGCAATTAAGTACTCTGATAGTTGATTACCAAGCACAGTACTTTCATTAAGCGAATGATTTAGACGCACAAAACTGGCGACCCCGACCATATCTTGATGGGTCAGTCGCGTTGCATTGTCCATTAATTTCATTGCCAGCTGAGACGCATAATCGTTCAGCCTTTTATGGGTTTGTGAAGGGAAAAAGCCTTGGTGTAGTGGATCTTTATAGCCAGGCTCCACCGCAACGTGTTGTTGATACTCGCGGTCTCTTGAATCTGGTGTGTACACTAAACCTGAACGCCTTGGCACTGGAACAGGCTCTGCGTCATGGGTAATT
The DNA window shown above is from Alteromonas sp. KC3 and carries:
- the fabB gene encoding beta-ketoacyl-ACP synthase I, whose amino-acid sequence is MRRAVITGLGIVSSIGVNKEDVLASLKAGKSGITFSEQFAEMGLRSQVWGDINIDLKDHIDRKAMRFMGDAAGYAYVAMQQAIVDSGLEEKDISNERTGIIAGSGGASSENQVLSADILREKGVKRVGPYMVPRCMASTVSACLATPFKIRGVNYSIASACATSAHCIGNALELIQLGKQDVVFAGGGEELHWSLSSQFDAMGALSSKYNDNPSVASRTYDAARDGFVSSGGGGMVVVEELEHALARGAKIYGEVVGYGATSDGYDMVAPSGEGAIRCMQMAMQNVNGPIDYLNTHGTSTPVGDVKELAAIQEVFGQSGVPISATKSLTGHALGAAGVNEAVYSLLMMENSFIAPSINIDTLDEAAQGLDIVTEARDAELNTIMSNSFGFGGTNATLVMQKYKG
- a CDS encoding Kelch repeat-containing protein: MSAQSKPMSASANETSVVTEKANAAHSSITIPSLPEGTSNNAVATLNIDDIVYLFSFMGLSNGKTHNDVHNNAWQIEIVNGDVGQWQAIPGVPSSLPLKGRLASVAVGVNDAVYIFGGYTVAEDHTEISTPDVYKYSPVEKKYTLLPPMPIPVDDAVALVYQSRYVYLISGWHNDGNVNLVQVFDTQTNTWHQASPFLGKPVFGHAGGLVQNTMLVCDGVAVLPNEDKRRSFHAETACYKGVIDTANHLKIDWRIVQHPTGTARYRMASAGDTESNRIHFVGGSNNPYNYNGIGYNGKPSEPSADIWVYNIATGKWSITTSPTPTMDHRGLIQIKGRWVTIGGMMSGQTVSQRVIAHW
- the mnmC gene encoding bifunctional tRNA (5-methylaminomethyl-2-thiouridine)(34)-methyltransferase MnmD/FAD-dependent 5-carboxymethylaminomethyl-2-thiouridine(34) oxidoreductase MnmC, whose amino-acid sequence is MKSKHAQVHFNDSGTPVADHFDDVYFSNDSGIDETQHVFVDGNDLKTRWQNWTEYTFVIAETGFGTGLNFLVAMHEFQKFREANPSHPLKRLVFLTTEKYPLPQSDMQRALAAFPALLSEATALADVYPMGLEGCHRLQFDTFSTTLDLWIGDVHTLLPQWHSPRNGLVDAWFLDGFAPSKNPDMWTDALFSQMARLSKTGTTFGTFTAAGIVKRGLANVGFTIAKRNGFGRKRDMLTGVFSEVSENVPHKLRQPQGPFYRYGNTTLTTESSVIVVGSGLAAASVCLSLANRGIATTLYFEEAELAAGASGNPQGGFYPQLHSEASIASRIQAHSFLYAKQCYEHIVQEYPQVAHEFCGVIQLSFNDKVAERQNKLADSDVWPEDLVAKIDSNTVSEIANIALPYSGLLIKEGGWLSPPHLVDAMVRQAKKTGNLTIKAGHRYVGHSVVDTPKSVTESVNAHFIHDTSETTQSASHIILAPGAGAVGLSEFDSLSLRPVRGQVEAIPTQAPIASLQTVLCHKGYMTPSLNERHALGSTYVKNDMATDIRGEETDTNLATHSQALANTDIVGQLKHDGMARAATRLGSPDHQPVVGALHDFTLLKAHYSDLGVGRPLETVPTLPASAVSALTCLGSRGLTTAPLMAEVLVSSLCNQPLPMSNDLLNAVNTSRFMTREAIRGI
- a CDS encoding FlgO family outer membrane protein, with protein sequence MTLSGCTSTDSIGSFWLGEDGEITHDAEPVPVPRRSGLVYTPDSRDREYQQHVAVEPGYKDPLHQGFFPSQTHKRLNDYASQLAMKLMDNATRLTHQDMVGVASFVRLNHSLNESTVLGNQLSEYLIAELQDFGLAIVDFKLAGGITVTPVGDFVLTRSGKALAKQVEMDHVVTGTIIEDDRGVRVNARIVSLENKQVVASADVYIPAFIVMDLNKMASVRTP